From a single Synechococcus sp. MW101C3 genomic region:
- a CDS encoding YdiU family protein: MSASPNPLLALPFEPSIEALGEAYWDVVEAAAFPQSRLRFRNDPLLQQLGVDPAAVSDADLEAAYGRFEGRTPLLALRYHGYQFGTYNPFLGDGRGFLYGQLRDRHGALQDLGTKGSGTTPWSRGGDGRLTLKGGVREVIASEALHRLGVTTSRTLSLVETGEGLWRGDEPSPTRSAVMVRVARTHLRFGTCERLLHLRQPGQLERLLRHVVAVYYPHIAAAHPPAADGSALAALLAFYGELVERVARLAAEWMAAGFIHGVLNTDNMSLVGESFDYGPFAFLETWDPGFTAAYFDHSGLYAYGQQPLICHQNLRLLQEPLVMLLPRAELEARLERFVPTYDHHYRHCLMRRLGFDAGAVAAVVDRAGDLVDPVPLALQLLAAWPVAYGSFFAALADRIASGGLPEEAEALAPFVPGAPAPPPDRWAAWREAWWGWSSALPPEQQQGIAATLRRWNLPVTPVRGEIERLWQAIDTADDWDPLQQWLDGCVASAGVP, from the coding sequence ATGTCCGCCAGCCCCAATCCCCTGCTCGCCTTGCCCTTCGAGCCCTCGATCGAGGCGCTCGGTGAGGCCTACTGGGATGTGGTGGAGGCGGCCGCCTTCCCCCAGAGCCGCCTGCGCTTTCGCAACGATCCGCTGCTGCAGCAGCTCGGGGTGGATCCGGCCGCGGTGAGCGACGCGGATCTGGAGGCGGCCTACGGGCGCTTCGAAGGGCGCACGCCGCTGCTGGCCCTGCGCTACCACGGCTATCAGTTCGGCACCTACAACCCGTTTCTCGGCGATGGGCGCGGCTTCCTCTACGGCCAGCTGCGCGATCGCCACGGTGCCCTGCAGGACCTCGGCACCAAGGGGTCTGGCACCACGCCCTGGAGCCGTGGCGGGGATGGCCGCCTCACGCTCAAGGGCGGCGTGCGCGAGGTGATCGCCTCCGAAGCCCTGCACCGCCTCGGTGTCACCACCAGCCGCACACTCAGCCTGGTGGAAACGGGCGAGGGGCTGTGGCGCGGCGATGAGCCCTCCCCCACCCGCAGTGCGGTGATGGTGCGCGTGGCCCGCACCCACCTGCGCTTCGGCACCTGCGAGCGGCTGCTGCACCTGCGCCAGCCCGGCCAGCTCGAACGGTTGTTGCGTCATGTGGTGGCCGTGTACTACCCCCACATCGCCGCCGCCCATCCCCCCGCTGCCGATGGCAGCGCCCTGGCGGCCCTGCTGGCGTTCTACGGCGAACTGGTGGAGCGGGTGGCGCGCCTGGCGGCCGAATGGATGGCGGCCGGCTTCATCCATGGCGTGCTCAACACCGACAACATGTCGTTGGTGGGCGAAAGCTTCGATTACGGCCCCTTCGCTTTCCTGGAAACCTGGGATCCGGGCTTCACCGCCGCCTACTTCGACCACAGCGGCCTGTACGCCTACGGCCAGCAGCCGCTGATCTGCCACCAGAACCTGCGCCTGCTGCAGGAGCCTCTGGTGATGCTGCTGCCGCGCGCCGAGCTGGAAGCGCGGCTGGAGCGGTTCGTGCCCACCTACGACCACCACTACCGCCACTGCCTGATGCGCCGCCTTGGTTTTGATGCCGGCGCCGTGGCGGCGGTAGTCGATCGCGCCGGCGATCTGGTGGACCCGGTGCCGCTGGCCCTGCAGCTGCTGGCTGCCTGGCCGGTGGCCTACGGCAGCTTCTTCGCCGCCCTCGCCGACCGCATCGCCAGTGGCGGCCTGCCGGAAGAAGCCGAAGCCCTGGCGCCGTTCGTGCCTGGGGCCCCTGCGCCACCGCCCGATCGCTGGGCCGCCTGGCGGGAGGCCTGGTGGGGCTGGTCGTCGGCGCTGCCTCCGGAGCAGCAGCAGGGCATCGCCGCCACCCTGCGGCGTTGGAATCTGCCGGTCACGCCGGTGCGGGGCGAGATCGAGCGCCTCTGGCAGGCGATCGACACGGCGGACGACTGGGACCCCCTCCAGCAGTGGCTGGATGGCTGTGTGGCCTCTGCTGGCGTCCCCTGA
- a CDS encoding GNAT family N-acetyltransferase, with product MKPTLEIRPIRSEELHLIAHYITGLQQSLMPLDPTQRIICPDGYGEAYSQDLQKRVAGGDGVILVAVSGDQPAGMVAGIVKAPPYYEAIGNTVQREGEVLELFVSEDFRGQGVATQLMAAVESYFQAKGCEVSGIAVLAQNERAHRLYAHLGYADRVIYAVKPLLKT from the coding sequence ATGAAGCCCACCCTTGAAATCCGGCCCATCCGCAGCGAAGAACTGCACCTGATCGCCCACTACATCACGGGGCTGCAGCAATCGCTCATGCCCCTCGATCCAACGCAGCGGATCATCTGCCCGGATGGCTATGGAGAGGCCTATTCGCAGGATCTGCAGAAGCGCGTTGCCGGCGGGGACGGTGTGATCCTGGTGGCCGTGAGTGGTGATCAGCCAGCGGGAATGGTGGCAGGAATCGTGAAAGCCCCGCCCTATTACGAAGCCATCGGCAACACGGTGCAGCGGGAGGGCGAAGTTCTTGAGTTGTTTGTGTCGGAAGATTTTCGTGGCCAGGGGGTGGCCACGCAGCTGATGGCCGCGGTCGAAAGCTACTTCCAGGCGAAGGGTTGTGAAGTGTCGGGGATCGCCGTGCTGGCACAGAACGAACGAGCCCACCGCCTCTACGCCCATCTTGGCTACGCCGACCGGGTGATTTATGCCGTCAAGCCGCTGCTGAAGACCTGA
- a CDS encoding bifunctional (p)ppGpp synthetase/guanosine-3',5'-bis(diphosphate) 3'-pyrophosphohydrolase produces the protein MLEAAAGTRIAPIEVNGLPAVPDRSKEAGAAGGALSPAASTTQRRLRDAEAYGVVLPDWLRTCLERVRTSDDQPGAAVPPSHGETLLANSFDFAFQLHDGQVRATGEPYIIHPIAVADLLRDIGAGPGVIAAGFLHDVVEDTEVSPEELEAQFGAEVRALVEGVTKLGGIHFTDRTEAQAENLRRMFLAMASDIRVVLVKLADRLHNMRTIGALRPEKQQRIARETREIYAPLANRLGIGRFKWELEDLAFKILEPAAYQEIKEQVASKRSDREDRLAVTVALLRKRLAAVGLTNCDVSGRPKHLYGIWSKMQLQQKAFHEIFDVAALRILTPNLESCYRALAVVHDTFRPIPGRFKDYIGLPKPNGYQSLHTAVIGRHRPIEVQIRTTEMHQVAEYGIAAHWKYKEGGSPADGGTTERFNWLRQLVDWQQDGGGDDSSDYLASIKEDLFDEEVFVFTPHGDVVGLRKGATAVDFAFRIHSEVGNHCQGVRINDRLCPLATQLRNGDFVQIITAKSAHPSLDWLNFVATPTARNRIRQWYKRSHRDENILRGRDLLERELGRDGFEALLSGEAMAKVARRCNLVGTEDLLAALGFGGVTLHQVVNRLREEIRLATEAAAPALTNEQVAAAVSAGRPEAPVASPASGSPILGVEGLEYRLGGCCGPLPGEPIVGAVALGNHGITIHRQDCGNVAQVPVERRLPVRWNPIGEAQQRRYPVRLRIEVLDRVGVLKDILTRLADHRINVSDARVRTSVGKPATIDLKVEFVSAAQMGTTMDQIRSMADVLDLCRTGNG, from the coding sequence ATGCTCGAAGCGGCGGCAGGAACCCGAATCGCCCCGATCGAGGTCAACGGACTCCCCGCTGTTCCTGACCGCTCGAAAGAGGCCGGGGCCGCTGGAGGCGCTCTTTCCCCTGCGGCCAGCACCACACAGCGCCGCCTGCGCGACGCCGAGGCTTACGGCGTCGTCCTGCCCGACTGGCTGCGCACCTGCCTGGAGCGGGTGCGGACCAGCGACGACCAGCCCGGTGCCGCCGTGCCCCCCAGCCATGGCGAAACGCTGCTCGCCAACTCCTTCGATTTCGCCTTCCAGCTGCACGACGGCCAGGTGCGGGCCACCGGCGAGCCCTACATCATTCATCCGATCGCGGTGGCCGATCTGCTGCGCGACATCGGCGCCGGCCCCGGTGTGATTGCCGCCGGCTTCCTGCACGACGTGGTGGAGGACACGGAGGTGAGCCCGGAGGAGCTGGAAGCCCAGTTCGGCGCTGAGGTGCGGGCGCTGGTGGAAGGGGTCACCAAGCTGGGCGGCATTCATTTCACCGACCGCACCGAAGCCCAGGCGGAGAACCTGCGCCGCATGTTCCTGGCGATGGCCAGTGACATCCGGGTGGTGCTGGTGAAGCTGGCCGACCGGCTGCACAACATGCGCACGATCGGCGCCCTGCGGCCCGAGAAGCAGCAACGCATCGCCCGGGAAACCCGCGAGATCTATGCCCCGCTCGCCAATCGTCTCGGCATCGGGCGCTTCAAGTGGGAACTGGAAGATCTCGCCTTCAAGATCCTCGAACCTGCCGCCTATCAGGAGATCAAGGAGCAGGTGGCCAGCAAGCGCAGCGACCGCGAGGATCGCCTGGCGGTGACCGTGGCGCTGCTGCGCAAACGGCTGGCGGCGGTGGGGCTCACCAACTGCGATGTGAGTGGCCGGCCGAAGCATCTCTACGGCATCTGGAGCAAGATGCAGCTCCAGCAGAAGGCCTTCCACGAGATCTTCGACGTGGCGGCGCTGCGCATCCTCACGCCGAACCTGGAGAGCTGTTACCGCGCTCTGGCCGTGGTGCATGACACCTTCCGCCCGATTCCCGGCCGCTTCAAGGACTACATCGGCCTGCCCAAGCCCAATGGCTATCAGTCGTTGCACACGGCGGTGATCGGCCGGCACCGGCCCATTGAAGTGCAGATCCGCACCACAGAGATGCACCAGGTGGCGGAGTACGGCATCGCCGCCCACTGGAAATACAAGGAGGGCGGCTCACCTGCGGATGGCGGCACCACGGAACGCTTCAACTGGCTGCGGCAGCTTGTTGATTGGCAGCAGGACGGCGGCGGTGACGACAGCAGCGATTACCTCGCCTCGATCAAGGAGGACCTCTTCGATGAGGAGGTGTTCGTATTCACACCGCATGGGGATGTGGTGGGGCTGCGCAAGGGCGCCACGGCGGTTGATTTTGCTTTCCGTATTCACTCGGAAGTGGGCAATCACTGCCAGGGCGTACGCATCAACGACCGCCTCTGCCCCCTCGCCACCCAGCTGAGAAATGGCGACTTCGTGCAGATCATCACGGCGAAATCTGCCCACCCGAGCCTCGACTGGCTCAACTTCGTGGCCACACCCACGGCCCGCAATCGCATCCGCCAGTGGTATAAGCGCAGCCACCGCGATGAGAACATCCTGCGCGGCCGCGATCTGCTGGAGCGGGAGCTGGGCCGCGACGGTTTCGAGGCGCTGCTGAGCGGCGAGGCGATGGCCAAGGTGGCCCGCCGCTGCAACCTGGTGGGCACTGAAGACCTGCTGGCGGCGCTCGGTTTCGGCGGCGTCACCCTGCATCAGGTGGTGAACCGCCTGCGCGAGGAGATTCGCCTCGCCACCGAAGCGGCGGCACCGGCGCTCACCAATGAGCAGGTGGCCGCAGCCGTTTCGGCTGGCCGGCCGGAAGCGCCCGTGGCGTCACCCGCCTCGGGCAGCCCGATTCTGGGGGTGGAAGGGCTGGAATACCGGCTTGGTGGCTGCTGCGGCCCACTGCCTGGGGAGCCGATCGTGGGTGCGGTGGCGCTGGGCAACCACGGCATCACGATTCACCGGCAGGATTGCGGCAATGTGGCCCAGGTGCCGGTGGAGCGGCGTCTGCCGGTGCGCTGGAACCCGATCGGTGAAGCGCAGCAGCGGCGCTATCCGGTGCGGCTGCGCATCGAGGTGCTCGATCGGGTCGGGGTGCTGAAGGACATCCTCACCCGCCTGGCCGATCACCGCATCAACGTGAGCGATGCGCGGGTACGCACCAGCGTGGGCAAACCGGCCACGATCGATCTGAAGGTGGAATTCGTGAGCGCCGCCCAGATGGGCACCACCATGGATCAGATCCGCTCGATGGCGGATGTGCTGGATCTCTGCCGCACCGGCAACGGCTGA
- a CDS encoding ABC transporter ATP-binding protein has translation MASSRSSAPVLQIHQLTVRYPGAPEGPATLDGLDLRLDPGDRLALVGPSGCGKSTVARAVVQLLPAGSQCSGELLLCGQDPRRLRRAALQRLRGEAVGLVFQDPMTRLNPLLRIGDHLGDTLTAHRPLWGRRQVRRRAQELLERVGINPERYGSYPHEFSGGMRQRLAIALAMALEPALVIADEPTTSLDVAVAGQVMAELTGLCRETGSALLLISHDLAIAGRWCDRIAVLEAGRLVEEAPAHTLLTRPQAPLSQRLVAAARRREGGLTPPPASGPPLLAVEELRSWHPLPSLPFRQRWLKAVDGVSLELREGETVGVVGASGCGKSTLCRALMGLAPVRGGAVRLQGRDLLQLRGPELRRQRRRLQMVFQDPLACLNPVMTVGAAVADPLRIHGLASRPEARARARAGLEAVGLSPAEAFENRLPRQLSGGQQQRVAIARALVLEPSVLLCDESVSMLDAEVQAEVLALLRALQQRLGLGLIFITHDLALAGGFCQRVIVLDGGRIVEEGPGDQLLAAPQAAITRQLVAASPRLPALS, from the coding sequence ATGGCCAGCTCCCGGTCCAGCGCTCCAGTGCTTCAGATCCACCAGCTGACGGTGCGCTACCCGGGCGCCCCGGAGGGTCCTGCCACCCTCGATGGCCTGGATCTGCGCCTCGACCCTGGGGACCGTCTGGCGCTGGTGGGGCCTTCCGGATGCGGCAAGAGCACGGTGGCCCGCGCCGTGGTGCAACTGCTGCCGGCAGGAAGCCAATGCAGCGGCGAGCTGCTGCTGTGCGGCCAGGACCCGCGCCGTCTGCGCCGTGCCGCCCTGCAGCGCCTGCGGGGCGAAGCCGTGGGCCTGGTGTTCCAGGACCCGATGACCCGGCTCAACCCACTGCTGCGCATCGGCGATCACCTGGGCGACACGCTCACCGCCCACCGGCCGCTCTGGGGGCGTCGTCAGGTGCGGCGCCGGGCCCAGGAGCTGCTGGAGCGGGTGGGCATCAACCCGGAGCGCTACGGCAGCTATCCCCATGAATTCAGCGGTGGCATGCGCCAGCGGCTGGCGATCGCCCTGGCGATGGCCCTGGAGCCGGCACTGGTGATCGCCGATGAACCCACCACCAGCCTCGATGTGGCGGTGGCGGGCCAGGTGATGGCCGAACTCACGGGCCTCTGCCGCGAAACCGGCAGCGCCCTGCTGCTGATCAGCCACGACCTGGCGATTGCCGGGCGCTGGTGCGACCGGATCGCCGTGCTCGAAGCCGGGCGGCTGGTGGAGGAGGCTCCCGCCCATACCCTGCTCACCCGGCCGCAGGCCCCCCTGTCCCAGCGGCTGGTGGCAGCGGCGCGGCGCCGCGAAGGCGGCCTCACGCCCCCACCGGCCAGCGGCCCACCCCTGCTGGCGGTGGAGGAACTGCGCTCCTGGCACCCGCTGCCCTCGCTCCCCTTCCGGCAGCGCTGGCTGAAGGCGGTGGATGGGGTGAGCCTGGAGCTGCGCGAAGGCGAAACGGTGGGGGTGGTGGGGGCCTCAGGCTGCGGCAAGAGCACCTTGTGCCGCGCCCTGATGGGGCTGGCGCCCGTGCGCGGCGGCGCCGTGCGGCTGCAGGGCCGCGACCTGCTGCAACTGCGGGGGCCGGAGCTGCGCCGCCAGCGGCGGCGCCTGCAGATGGTGTTCCAGGATCCCTTGGCCTGCCTTAACCCCGTGATGACGGTGGGCGCAGCGGTGGCCGACCCGCTGCGCATCCATGGCCTGGCCAGCCGGCCGGAGGCACGCGCCCGGGCCCGCGCAGGGCTGGAAGCGGTGGGGCTGAGCCCGGCCGAGGCCTTCGAAAACCGGCTGCCGCGGCAGCTCTCCGGTGGCCAGCAGCAGCGCGTGGCGATCGCCCGGGCGCTGGTGCTGGAGCCGAGCGTGCTGCTCTGCGACGAGAGCGTGAGCATGCTGGATGCAGAAGTGCAGGCCGAGGTGCTCGCCCTGCTGCGCGCCCTGCAGCAGCGGCTGGGGCTGGGATTGATCTTCATCACCCACGACCTGGCCCTGGCCGGCGGCTTCTGCCAGCGGGTGATCGTGCTCGACGGCGGCCGGATCGTGGAGGAAGGGCCTGGCGATCAGCTGCTGGCAGCGCCCCAGGCGGCGATCACCCGGCAGCTGGTGGCGGCCAGTCCACGCCTGCCGGCCCTGAGCTGA
- a CDS encoding ClC family H(+)/Cl(-) exchange transporter gives MALTAPERRQAVRRLLRLLLLVNAIGIGVAVAIRLYSGETQLLNSLRLQLAAVLPRWIVLPLMGGLGGAVAGGLISAFEPEAKGSGIVQVMLWLEGVPIPMTWRLAIVKLLASGIAIGSGLPVGPEGPSIQIGAVVGRATADGLQAPPRERRLAVAIGSGAGLAAIFHAPLGGLAYTLEEMFKGSTVRSNAVVTFAIFATITWTRLFDGHESGPLWLRQLLPVIEDPSRLTDFRLVDIPLLMLLGATAGALAMLYQRVIVRLRRGFFRLHLSLWQQLGLVGLGIGLASSLLNPSFDNPDRLGFSALLGLSTPLNALVALIVQAAGTALAVAADAPGGFLAPALVVGASLGTLVQQVCQVLFDYAPSTLLFAGGGAFLGALTRTPLTAILLTFELSKDYALLLPIGFAVSTAIAVADLFEHNTIYDLMRDESLRERRRRSAADATAAANDRTDPG, from the coding sequence ATGGCGCTGACAGCCCCGGAGCGCCGCCAGGCCGTCAGGCGCCTGCTGCGCCTGCTGCTGCTGGTGAACGCCATCGGCATCGGCGTGGCCGTGGCGATCCGGTTGTACAGCGGCGAAACCCAGCTGCTGAACAGCCTGCGGCTGCAGCTGGCGGCCGTTCTGCCCCGCTGGATCGTGCTGCCGCTGATGGGCGGCCTGGGCGGCGCGGTGGCCGGTGGCCTGATCAGCGCCTTCGAGCCGGAGGCGAAGGGATCGGGAATCGTGCAGGTGATGCTCTGGCTGGAGGGGGTGCCGATCCCGATGACCTGGCGGTTGGCGATCGTCAAGCTGCTGGCCAGCGGCATCGCCATCGGCAGCGGCCTGCCGGTGGGGCCGGAGGGCCCCTCGATCCAGATCGGCGCCGTGGTGGGCCGCGCCACCGCCGACGGCCTGCAGGCCCCACCGCGGGAACGCAGGCTGGCCGTGGCGATCGGCAGTGGCGCTGGCCTGGCGGCGATCTTTCACGCGCCGCTCGGCGGCCTGGCCTACACGCTCGAGGAGATGTTCAAAGGCAGCACGGTGCGCAGCAATGCCGTCGTCACCTTCGCCATCTTCGCCACGATCACCTGGACCCGGCTGTTCGATGGCCATGAAAGCGGGCCGCTGTGGTTACGGCAGCTGCTGCCGGTGATCGAGGACCCCTCGCGCCTCACCGATTTCCGCCTGGTGGACATCCCCCTGCTGATGCTGCTGGGCGCGACCGCCGGCGCGCTGGCGATGCTCTACCAACGGGTCATCGTGCGCCTGCGCCGGGGGTTCTTCCGCCTGCATCTGTCGCTGTGGCAGCAGCTGGGTCTGGTGGGCCTGGGGATCGGCCTGGCCTCCTCCCTGCTCAATCCCAGCTTCGACAATCCCGATCGGCTCGGCTTCAGCGCCCTGCTCGGGCTGAGCACGCCGCTGAATGCCCTGGTGGCATTGATCGTGCAGGCGGCCGGCACTGCCCTGGCAGTGGCGGCCGACGCCCCTGGAGGCTTCCTGGCACCGGCGCTGGTGGTGGGAGCCTCGCTGGGCACATTGGTGCAGCAGGTGTGTCAGGTGCTGTTCGATTACGCCCCGTCCACGCTGCTGTTCGCCGGCGGCGGCGCCTTCCTGGGGGCCCTCACCCGCACGCCGCTCACCGCGATCCTGCTCACCTTCGAGCTCAGCAAGGACTACGCCTTGCTGCTGCCGATCGGCTTCGCCGTGAGCACGGCGATCGCCGTGGCCGATCTGTTTGAGCACAACACCATCTACGACCTGATGCGCGACGAATCGCTGCGGGAGCGGCGGCGCCGGAGTGCCGCAGACGCGACAGCGGCAGCCAACGACCGCACAGACCCCGGCTAG
- a CDS encoding RluA family pseudouridine synthase produces MSAFGAGEGELITLHYPRPLPMRLDRWLVAQRPEQSRARIQKFIDAGLVRVNGSPGRAKTPLRPGDCVELWMPPPEPLPYLIPQPIPLDILYEDSHLIVLNKPAGLTVHPAPGNKDGTLVNGLLHHCPDLPGIGGERRPGIVHRLDKDTTGCIVVAKSQQALVNLQRQIQQRVASRDYLGVVHGAPQAESGTIEAAIGRHPIDRKKYAVVADDKGRLARTHWRLIERLGDYSLLRFKLDTGRTHQIRVHGAHIGHPIVGDATYSRCRRLPIELPGQALHAVALGLDHPISGERLSFEAPLPPAFTALLAVLRRRQPAHQAQPAAADAIGTAASTSPADPLP; encoded by the coding sequence ATGAGCGCGTTCGGGGCAGGTGAAGGGGAGTTGATCACGCTCCACTACCCCCGGCCCCTGCCGATGCGGCTCGATCGCTGGCTGGTGGCCCAGCGGCCGGAGCAGAGCCGTGCCCGCATTCAGAAATTCATCGATGCCGGCCTGGTGCGGGTGAACGGCAGCCCGGGCCGCGCCAAGACACCGCTGCGGCCTGGAGATTGCGTGGAGCTGTGGATGCCGCCGCCGGAGCCGCTCCCCTACCTGATCCCGCAGCCGATCCCGCTCGACATCCTCTACGAGGACAGCCACCTGATCGTGCTCAACAAGCCTGCTGGGCTCACGGTGCACCCGGCGCCCGGCAACAAGGACGGCACCCTGGTGAACGGCCTGCTGCACCACTGCCCCGACCTGCCGGGCATCGGCGGCGAGCGGCGGCCGGGCATCGTGCACCGCCTCGACAAGGACACCACCGGCTGCATCGTGGTGGCGAAGAGTCAGCAGGCCCTGGTGAACCTTCAACGCCAGATCCAGCAGCGCGTGGCCTCCCGCGACTACCTGGGTGTGGTGCACGGGGCGCCCCAGGCGGAGTCCGGCACGATCGAGGCCGCCATCGGCCGCCACCCGATCGACCGCAAGAAGTACGCCGTGGTGGCCGACGACAAGGGCCGGCTGGCCCGCACCCACTGGCGCCTGATCGAGCGGCTGGGTGATTACTCCCTGCTGCGCTTCAAGCTCGACACCGGCCGCACCCACCAGATCCGTGTGCACGGCGCCCACATCGGCCACCCGATCGTGGGGGATGCCACCTACAGCCGCTGCCGGCGTCTGCCGATCGAGCTGCCGGGCCAGGCCCTGCATGCGGTGGCCCTGGGCCTCGACCACCCGATCAGCGGCGAGCGGCTGAGCTTCGAGGCGCCGCTGCCGCCCGCCTTCACGGCGCTGCTCGCGGTGCTGCGCCGCCGTCAGCCCGCGCACCAGGCCCAGCCGGCAGCCGCCGACGCCATCGGCACCGCCGCCTCCACCAGCCCCGCAGACCCGTTGCCCTAG
- the ylqF gene encoding ribosome biogenesis GTPase YlqF yields MMQPAIQWYPGHIAKAERQLKAQLAKVDLVIEVRDARIPRATSHPRLKRWMEGKHRLLVINRRDMVNETARLSWDRWLREQGEVPWWCDAKTGTGVKQLQEAAIRAGEQLNARRAGRGMRPRPVRALVLGFPNVGKSALINRLVRQKVVESARRAGVTRTLRWVRLGQALDLLDAPGVLPPRLEDQRAALLLALCDDIGQAAYDGEGVAVAFLHLLDALASVPEAGLPAQLLEKRYGVALPRRQGRRHADGEHDDASDGDRERDGAGALESLPDGLAWLEAAAARHTSGDTARMAQRLLDDFRRAVLGPIALERPPQKPAAAVEV; encoded by the coding sequence CTGATGCAGCCCGCCATTCAGTGGTATCCCGGCCACATCGCCAAGGCGGAGCGCCAGCTGAAGGCCCAGCTCGCCAAGGTGGATCTGGTGATCGAGGTGCGTGATGCCCGCATCCCCCGCGCTACCAGCCACCCGCGTCTGAAGCGCTGGATGGAGGGCAAGCACCGCCTGCTGGTGATCAACCGCCGCGACATGGTGAATGAAACGGCCCGCCTGTCGTGGGACCGTTGGCTGCGCGAGCAAGGCGAAGTGCCCTGGTGGTGTGACGCCAAGACCGGCACGGGCGTGAAGCAGCTGCAGGAGGCGGCGATCCGGGCGGGCGAGCAACTCAATGCCCGCCGCGCCGGCCGCGGCATGCGCCCGAGGCCGGTGCGGGCCCTGGTGCTCGGGTTCCCCAACGTGGGCAAGTCGGCGCTGATCAACCGGCTGGTGCGCCAGAAGGTGGTGGAGAGTGCCCGGCGGGCCGGGGTCACCCGCACGCTGCGCTGGGTGCGGCTGGGCCAGGCGCTGGATCTGCTCGATGCCCCCGGCGTGCTTCCTCCCCGCCTGGAAGACCAGCGCGCCGCCCTGCTGCTGGCCCTCTGCGACGACATCGGCCAGGCCGCCTACGACGGAGAGGGGGTGGCGGTGGCCTTCCTGCACCTGCTCGATGCGCTGGCCTCGGTGCCGGAGGCCGGGCTGCCGGCGCAGCTGCTGGAGAAGCGCTACGGCGTGGCACTGCCGCGGCGTCAGGGGCGGCGCCATGCCGATGGCGAGCACGACGACGCCTCGGACGGGGATCGCGAGCGTGATGGAGCTGGGGCCTTGGAGTCGTTGCCGGATGGGCTGGCCTGGCTGGAGGCCGCTGCCGCCCGCCACACCAGCGGCGACACCGCGCGCATGGCCCAGCGCCTGCTCGATGATTTCCGCCGCGCCGTGCTCGGCCCGATCGCCCTGGAGCGCCCGCCCCAGAAGCCCGCCGCCGCTGTGGAGGTATGA
- a CDS encoding universal stress protein → MFSTILFPIDQSRQTMETAAFTLRLAQQHNGRLVVLSVVEPEGAMHDAAAVASLLEQARSHFEQAGVACEVIEREGHPAFVIGDVADEINADVIVMSTRGLTLAADEPSTAARVIQLAPCPVLVVP, encoded by the coding sequence ATGTTCTCCACCATCCTGTTCCCCATCGACCAGAGCCGTCAGACCATGGAGACGGCTGCCTTCACGCTGCGCCTGGCCCAGCAGCACAACGGGCGGCTGGTGGTGCTCTCTGTGGTGGAACCGGAGGGCGCCATGCACGATGCGGCCGCCGTTGCCAGCCTGCTGGAGCAGGCCCGCAGCCACTTCGAGCAGGCGGGGGTGGCCTGCGAAGTGATCGAGCGGGAAGGCCATCCCGCCTTCGTGATCGGCGACGTGGCCGATGAGATCAACGCCGATGTGATCGTGATGAGCACCCGGGGCCTCACGCTCGCAGCCGATGAGCCCAGCACCGCCGCCCGGGTGATCCAGTTGGCTCCCTGTCCGGTGCTGGTGGTGCCCTGA